A genomic segment from Acuticoccus sediminis encodes:
- a CDS encoding glucose 1-dehydrogenase: MSEAPERYLADQSAVVTGASSGLGRACSVALAKRGASVAVNFYHDADGAAETVRLCEDAGGKAFPIQGDVSSEDDVKAMFAKAVETYGTVDILVANAGLQMDATFTEMTRKDWDTVIAVNLTGAFLCMQEAVRQFRRQGMRKSRALGKIIAMSSVHDVIPWAGHVNYAASKGGLSLLMKSAAQELAVEKIRVNAISPGAIATAINKSVWSDPAQMKELMKLMPYGRIGHPDDIGEAAAWMASDYADYMTGNTMVIDGGMELYPEFRDNG, encoded by the coding sequence ATGAGCGAGGCACCCGAACGCTACCTTGCGGACCAGAGTGCCGTGGTGACCGGCGCGAGCTCGGGGCTCGGCCGCGCCTGCTCCGTCGCCCTCGCCAAGCGGGGCGCCTCCGTCGCGGTCAACTTCTACCACGACGCTGACGGAGCGGCCGAAACGGTGCGCCTGTGCGAGGACGCCGGCGGCAAGGCCTTCCCCATCCAGGGCGACGTCTCCAGCGAGGACGACGTCAAGGCGATGTTCGCCAAAGCGGTGGAGACCTACGGCACGGTCGACATTCTCGTCGCCAATGCCGGACTGCAGATGGACGCCACGTTCACGGAGATGACGCGCAAGGACTGGGACACCGTCATCGCCGTCAACCTCACCGGCGCGTTCCTGTGCATGCAGGAGGCGGTACGCCAGTTCCGCCGGCAGGGGATGCGAAAGTCCCGCGCCCTCGGCAAGATCATCGCCATGAGCTCGGTGCACGACGTCATCCCCTGGGCGGGCCACGTCAACTACGCCGCCTCCAAGGGCGGCCTGTCGCTCCTCATGAAGAGCGCGGCGCAGGAGCTGGCGGTCGAGAAGATCCGCGTCAACGCCATCTCCCCCGGCGCGATCGCCACCGCGATCAACAAGTCCGTCTGGTCGGACCCGGCGCAGATGAAGGAGCTGATGAAGCTGATGCCCTACGGCCGCATCGGTCATCCGGACGATATCGGCGAGGCGGCGGCATGGATGGCCTCCGACTACGCCGACTACATGACCGGCAACACGATGGTGATCGACGGCGGCATGGAACTCTACCCCGAATTCCGCGACAACGGCTGA
- a CDS encoding glycoside hydrolase family 15 protein has protein sequence MDARPAELTATDFPAIEDYAAVGNLETVAMIGCNGAVELFCYPHFDSPAIFAAALDRNAGSFVLRPTFARRGVQRYIENTNVLVTRYEKHDAVVEVTDFMPIGDPADANQLVRIATVLEGEAEIAASCKPAFDYARGPTAAHKSGDHIVFEDGGVTLPMRLAATHPLSLDGVEATASARLGAGERMVLVLVMDDAKQHLLNDGGVDRALEETLDYWRGWTAKSDYDGPWKGMVMRSALALKLMFSDRHGAIVAAPTFGLPEAIGGERNWDYRYCWVRDSAFTIYAMLRLGFYDEAENYRTWIRDRIEEREHETIALMYRVDGTTNLDETTLDHLSGHRGSQPVRIGNAAYRQTQLDIFGEVVDTLYLSQKFIAPMDERLWRDVSRLVDAAASTWHHPGSGFWEMRGEPTRFLDAHLMSWVALDRAIRLADRTGLPQNPAWRENRSRIVDTIETQFWNPKVGAYTQTLGGDKVDATALLMPLMKYTSTMSERFQSTLHVIEKRLVFGPRVRRYEPIGEEQEGLDGPAEGSFVACSFWYIEALARSARVEEAKTRFEEMLAMASPTGLFAEEVDAMGRHLGNTPQALSHLAMISAAVALDRAITNGGEAF, from the coding sequence ATGGATGCACGCCCGGCCGAGCTGACGGCCACGGACTTCCCGGCGATCGAGGACTACGCCGCGGTCGGCAACCTCGAGACCGTGGCGATGATCGGCTGCAACGGCGCGGTCGAGCTCTTCTGCTACCCGCACTTCGACTCGCCCGCGATATTCGCCGCCGCGCTCGACCGCAACGCCGGCAGCTTCGTGCTGCGCCCGACCTTCGCGCGGCGCGGCGTCCAGCGCTACATCGAGAACACCAACGTCCTCGTCACCCGCTACGAGAAGCACGACGCCGTCGTCGAGGTGACGGACTTCATGCCGATCGGCGACCCCGCCGACGCCAACCAGCTGGTCCGCATCGCGACGGTCCTCGAGGGCGAGGCGGAGATCGCGGCCTCCTGCAAGCCGGCGTTCGACTACGCCCGCGGCCCGACCGCGGCGCACAAGTCCGGCGACCACATCGTCTTCGAGGACGGTGGCGTGACCCTGCCGATGCGCCTCGCCGCGACGCATCCGCTGTCGCTGGACGGTGTGGAGGCGACCGCATCGGCCCGGCTCGGGGCGGGCGAGCGTATGGTTCTCGTCCTCGTGATGGACGACGCCAAGCAGCACCTCCTCAACGACGGCGGCGTCGACCGCGCGCTGGAGGAGACCCTCGACTACTGGCGGGGCTGGACGGCGAAGTCGGACTACGACGGGCCGTGGAAGGGCATGGTGATGCGCTCCGCGCTCGCCCTGAAGCTGATGTTCTCCGACCGCCACGGCGCCATCGTCGCGGCCCCGACCTTCGGCCTCCCCGAGGCCATCGGCGGCGAGCGCAACTGGGACTACCGCTACTGCTGGGTGCGGGACTCGGCGTTCACCATCTACGCGATGCTGCGCCTCGGCTTCTACGACGAGGCGGAGAACTACCGCACCTGGATCCGCGACCGCATCGAGGAACGCGAGCACGAGACGATCGCGCTGATGTACCGGGTCGACGGCACCACCAACCTCGACGAGACCACGCTCGACCACCTCTCCGGCCACCGCGGCTCGCAGCCGGTCCGCATCGGCAACGCCGCCTACCGGCAGACCCAGCTCGACATCTTCGGCGAGGTCGTCGACACGCTCTACCTGTCGCAGAAGTTCATCGCGCCGATGGACGAGCGGCTCTGGCGCGACGTCAGCCGCCTCGTCGACGCGGCGGCGAGCACATGGCACCACCCCGGCTCCGGCTTCTGGGAGATGCGCGGCGAGCCCACCCGCTTTCTCGACGCGCACCTCATGTCGTGGGTGGCGCTCGACCGGGCGATCCGCCTCGCCGACCGCACCGGCCTGCCGCAGAACCCCGCCTGGCGCGAGAACCGCTCGCGCATCGTCGACACCATCGAGACCCAGTTCTGGAACCCCAAGGTCGGCGCCTATACGCAGACCCTGGGCGGCGACAAGGTCGACGCGACCGCGCTGCTGATGCCGCTGATGAAGTACACCTCGACGATGTCGGAGCGGTTCCAGTCGACCCTGCACGTGATCGAGAAGCGGCTGGTCTTCGGCCCGCGCGTGCGCCGCTACGAACCGATCGGGGAGGAGCAGGAAGGGCTCGACGGTCCCGCCGAAGGGTCCTTCGTCGCCTGCTCCTTCTGGTACATCGAGGCGCTCGCCCGCTCCGCCCGCGTCGAGGAGGCGAAGACGCGGTTCGAGGAGATGCTCGCCATGGCCTCGCCGACCGGGCTCTTCGCGGAGGAGGTGGACGCGATGGGCCGCCACCTCGGCAACACGCCGCAGGCCCTCTCCCACCTCGCGATGATCAGTGCGGCCGTCGCGCTCGATCGCGCGATTACGAATGGCGGCGAGGCGTTCTGA
- a CDS encoding aminotransferase, whose product MDISPAHNQSLEDLARENVLHPFTSPKGLLETGPTVMLEGKGARLTDAKGKVYLDGLAGLWCVNAGYGRIEIAEAIFEQAKKLPYYHQFSAMGTEPGIYTADKVKRLAPGRMARVLFGCSGSDANDTQVKIAWYYNNLKGRPQKKKILARNRAYHGVTVAAGSLTGLAYVHDAFDLPVLPVIRLTCPHYYHEQQPGESEDAFCDRLVEELKTTIEREGAETIAAFIAEPVMGAGGVVFPPKGYFEKVSKVLKDNDILFIADEVICGFGRLGTPFGADYFGFEPDMISVAKGITSGYQPLSAVLVGEEVWETIRDASAHLGVFGHGYTYTAHPIACAAANANLDIMEREKLFDNAAETGAYLQEKLRQRFAGDPHVGEIRGAGMIAAVELSADPATRKTFDPSKGVGKAVAAEAMSRGLIVRPMMNDALAMSPPLIITRADVDEMVDNLAASIDAKRDMIAAAAKA is encoded by the coding sequence ATGGACATCAGTCCCGCCCACAACCAGTCACTCGAGGACCTCGCGCGCGAGAACGTCCTGCATCCGTTCACGTCGCCGAAGGGCCTGCTGGAGACGGGTCCGACCGTCATGCTCGAGGGCAAGGGCGCGCGGCTGACGGACGCCAAGGGCAAGGTCTACCTCGACGGCCTCGCCGGACTCTGGTGCGTCAACGCCGGCTACGGGCGGATCGAGATCGCCGAGGCGATCTTCGAGCAGGCCAAGAAGCTGCCCTACTACCACCAGTTCTCGGCGATGGGCACCGAGCCCGGCATCTACACCGCCGACAAGGTGAAGCGCCTCGCCCCGGGCAGGATGGCCCGCGTGCTGTTCGGCTGCTCCGGTTCGGACGCCAACGACACGCAGGTCAAGATCGCCTGGTATTACAACAACCTGAAGGGGCGCCCGCAGAAGAAGAAGATCCTCGCCCGCAACCGCGCCTACCATGGCGTCACTGTCGCGGCAGGGTCGCTGACGGGCCTCGCCTACGTCCACGACGCGTTCGACCTGCCGGTGCTGCCGGTCATCCGCCTCACCTGCCCGCACTACTACCACGAGCAGCAGCCGGGCGAGTCCGAGGACGCCTTCTGCGACCGCCTCGTCGAGGAGCTGAAGACCACCATCGAGCGGGAAGGCGCCGAGACCATCGCCGCCTTCATCGCCGAGCCGGTGATGGGTGCGGGCGGCGTCGTCTTCCCGCCGAAGGGCTATTTCGAGAAGGTCTCCAAGGTCCTGAAGGACAACGACATTCTCTTCATCGCCGACGAGGTCATCTGCGGCTTCGGCCGCCTCGGCACGCCGTTCGGGGCCGACTACTTCGGCTTCGAGCCGGACATGATCTCCGTGGCGAAGGGCATCACCTCCGGCTACCAGCCGCTCTCGGCGGTGCTGGTCGGCGAAGAGGTGTGGGAGACGATCCGCGACGCGTCGGCCCACCTCGGCGTCTTCGGCCATGGCTACACCTACACGGCGCACCCGATCGCCTGCGCCGCGGCCAACGCCAACCTCGACATCATGGAGCGCGAGAAGCTCTTCGACAACGCAGCCGAGACCGGCGCCTACCTGCAGGAGAAGCTGCGCCAGCGCTTCGCCGGCGACCCGCACGTCGGCGAGATCCGCGGCGCCGGCATGATCGCCGCGGTGGAGCTCTCCGCCGACCCCGCGACGCGCAAGACGTTCGACCCCTCCAAGGGCGTCGGCAAGGCGGTCGCGGCCGAGGCAATGAGCCGCGGACTTATTGTGCGTCCGATGATGAACGACGCGCTCGCGATGTCGCCGCCGCTCATCATCACCCGCGCGGATGTGGACGAGATGGTGGATAACCTGGCCGCCTCGATCGACGCCAAGCGCGACATGATCGCAGCCGCCGCGAAGGCCTGA
- a CDS encoding GatB/YqeY domain-containing protein, with amino-acid sequence MNVREQLQAAVKEAAHHDERRRLCTLRLMQAAIRDRDQAHCVGNGEKITQAEIAALLAKMIKQREEQIVADRKAGDLETVRQTKAEIETIREFMPPLMDEPTLRSACAQVVNDIGAAGLRDVGRTITALKKRYPDQLDIGRASNLVKGMLR; translated from the coding sequence ATGAACGTACGAGAACAACTGCAAGCCGCCGTAAAAGAAGCCGCTCATCACGATGAGCGGCGACGACTTTGTACGCTGCGCCTGATGCAGGCGGCCATTCGTGACCGCGACCAGGCGCACTGTGTCGGCAACGGCGAGAAGATCACGCAGGCGGAGATCGCCGCGCTCCTCGCCAAGATGATCAAGCAGCGCGAGGAGCAGATCGTGGCGGACCGCAAGGCCGGCGATCTGGAAACCGTTCGGCAGACCAAGGCGGAGATCGAGACGATCCGCGAGTTTATGCCGCCGCTGATGGACGAACCGACCCTCCGGAGCGCCTGTGCGCAGGTGGTCAACGACATCGGCGCAGCGGGCCTGCGCGACGTCGGGCGGACGATTACCGCGCTCAAGAAACGCTATCCGGACCAACTCGACATCGGCCGGGCCAGCAACCTGGTGAAGGGTATGCTGCGCTAG
- the carA gene encoding glutamine-hydrolyzing carbamoyl-phosphate synthase small subunit: MDGWVEPKPTACLALADGLVLRGMGAGAVGTAVGEVCFNTAMTGYQEILTDPSYAGQIVTFTFPHIGNVGANDDDIETVAEEARSAAQGCVLRAAITRPQSWRAREGFDAWLEKRGIVAITGVDTRALTSHIREGGMVNAVIAHNPEGVFDEPALVEMARKAPDMAGAEIATTVSTRHAAPWHGGAWTWPGFYGEIKGDGPRIVALDYGIKGNILRLLAERGANVTVVPANATAEEILALDPDGLFLSNGPGDPGATGKIVGETLKTLIDRRLPTFGICLGHQLLGHAIGAKTKKMRHGHHGANHPVLDIDTGAVSIVSMNHGFTVDAATLPKNARETHRSLFDGSNCGLAMTDRPVFSVQYHPEASPGPHDSYNLFDRFFAMIAEEKAQTAL; the protein is encoded by the coding sequence ATGGACGGTTGGGTCGAACCGAAGCCTACGGCATGTCTCGCATTGGCCGACGGGCTCGTGTTGCGCGGCATGGGAGCAGGCGCCGTCGGGACGGCGGTCGGCGAAGTGTGCTTCAATACGGCAATGACGGGGTATCAGGAGATCCTGACCGATCCGTCGTACGCCGGGCAGATCGTCACCTTCACCTTCCCCCATATAGGTAACGTCGGCGCCAATGACGACGATATCGAGACGGTTGCGGAGGAGGCGCGGAGCGCAGCGCAGGGTTGCGTCCTGCGCGCGGCTATCACGCGGCCGCAGAGCTGGCGCGCCCGCGAAGGCTTCGACGCCTGGCTGGAGAAGCGCGGCATCGTCGCGATCACCGGCGTCGATACCCGCGCGCTGACGTCGCATATCCGCGAAGGCGGCATGGTCAACGCCGTGATCGCCCACAACCCGGAGGGCGTGTTCGACGAGCCGGCCCTCGTCGAGATGGCGCGAAAGGCCCCGGACATGGCCGGCGCGGAGATCGCCACCACGGTGTCGACCCGCCACGCCGCGCCCTGGCACGGCGGCGCATGGACCTGGCCGGGCTTCTACGGCGAGATCAAGGGCGACGGGCCGCGCATCGTCGCGCTCGATTACGGCATCAAGGGCAACATCCTGCGCCTCCTCGCGGAGCGCGGCGCCAATGTGACCGTGGTCCCGGCGAACGCGACGGCGGAAGAAATCCTCGCGCTCGACCCTGACGGTCTCTTCCTCTCCAACGGCCCCGGCGACCCGGGCGCGACGGGGAAGATCGTCGGCGAGACGCTGAAGACGCTCATCGACCGGCGCCTGCCGACCTTCGGCATCTGCCTCGGCCATCAGCTCCTCGGCCACGCCATCGGCGCCAAGACGAAGAAGATGCGCCACGGCCATCACGGCGCGAACCACCCGGTGCTCGACATCGACACCGGCGCGGTCTCGATCGTGTCCATGAACCACGGCTTCACGGTGGATGCGGCGACGCTGCCGAAGAACGCGCGCGAGACACACCGCTCGCTGTTCGACGGCTCGAACTGCGGCCTCGCGATGACCGACCGCCCGGTCTTCTCGGTGCAGTACCACCCCGAGGCGTCGCCCGGCCCGCACGACAGCTACAACCTGTTCGACCGCTTCTTCGCGATGATCGCCGAAGAAAAGGCGCAGACCGCCCTGTGA
- a CDS encoding GNAT family N-acetyltransferase — protein sequence MSGPLVMVEDALAADLEAIAALNNAAVPNVNALTPDEMAAIAAMGALRITRTAGAVSGLVLTIPEGRPYDSANYRWFSGQFDTFLYVDRVVVAPEARGLGVGRALYMDTFARTQSLGRPRVCAEVNVEPPNPGSMAFHAAMGFNVLLDRFNESAGKTVRMMERPV from the coding sequence GTGAGCGGCCCGCTCGTGATGGTCGAGGACGCCCTCGCGGCGGACCTCGAGGCGATCGCGGCGCTCAACAACGCCGCGGTCCCCAACGTCAACGCGCTGACGCCGGACGAAATGGCGGCGATCGCCGCCATGGGCGCGCTGCGGATCACGCGAACCGCGGGCGCCGTCTCCGGCCTGGTCCTCACCATCCCCGAGGGCCGGCCGTACGACAGCGCGAACTACCGCTGGTTCAGCGGGCAGTTCGACACCTTCCTCTACGTCGACCGCGTCGTCGTGGCGCCGGAGGCCCGCGGCCTCGGCGTCGGCCGCGCCCTCTACATGGACACGTTCGCCCGCACCCAGTCGCTCGGCCGGCCGCGCGTGTGCGCCGAAGTCAACGTCGAGCCGCCGAACCCGGGGTCGATGGCCTTCCACGCGGCGATGGGCTTCAACGTCCTCCTCGACCGCTTCAACGAGAGCGCCGGCAAGACGGTCCGGATGATGGAACGCCCCGTCTGA
- a CDS encoding mandelate racemase/muconate lactonizing enzyme family protein translates to MKITAVRSHRLGYQLPETLGYSQQMYDRRSAHLVEVSTDEGITGWGECFGPGPVAIANQTIVEQVIAPLIVGRNPMDREVLWHEVYNRLRDHGQKGMPLQALSGVDIALWDLAGKATGQSIATMLGGRFRESVPVYGYGMMLRPDTTDLPARFAEEAAAIEAAGFTATKMKIGLGVAQDIRLVEAVRGALRDETRLMVDANHAYHVTQAFAVGRALEQLGVYWFEEPVAPEDLDGYRELRAGLSVNIAGGEAEFTRWGWRALLEKRCVSIAQPEVCGLGGISEFMKVLTLCQTHMVPVVNHVWGSAVSVAANLQLLAAQPPLPGGLHPDEPMLEYDTTHNAFMTDLPLEGLGVTESVAATGRAAIPDRPGHGVVPDPEVLERYRLR, encoded by the coding sequence ATGAAGATCACCGCCGTCCGCAGCCACCGGCTCGGCTACCAACTGCCTGAAACGCTCGGCTACTCGCAGCAGATGTACGACCGACGGTCGGCGCATCTGGTCGAGGTCTCGACCGACGAGGGCATCACCGGCTGGGGCGAGTGCTTCGGCCCCGGCCCGGTCGCCATCGCCAACCAGACCATCGTCGAGCAGGTGATCGCCCCGCTCATCGTCGGCCGCAACCCGATGGACCGGGAGGTGCTCTGGCACGAGGTCTACAACCGGCTGCGCGACCACGGGCAGAAGGGCATGCCGCTGCAGGCGCTCTCCGGCGTGGACATCGCGCTCTGGGACCTCGCCGGAAAGGCTACGGGACAGTCGATCGCGACCATGCTCGGCGGACGCTTCCGCGAGAGCGTCCCGGTCTACGGCTACGGCATGATGCTGCGCCCGGACACGACCGACCTGCCCGCCCGCTTCGCCGAGGAGGCCGCCGCCATCGAGGCCGCCGGCTTCACCGCCACCAAGATGAAGATCGGCCTCGGCGTCGCGCAGGATATCCGCCTGGTGGAGGCGGTCCGCGGCGCGCTGCGCGACGAGACCCGGCTGATGGTGGACGCCAACCACGCCTACCACGTCACCCAGGCCTTCGCGGTGGGACGAGCGCTGGAGCAGCTCGGCGTCTACTGGTTCGAGGAGCCGGTCGCGCCGGAGGACCTCGACGGCTACCGGGAGCTGCGCGCCGGCCTCTCGGTCAACATCGCCGGCGGCGAGGCGGAGTTCACGCGCTGGGGCTGGCGCGCCCTCCTCGAGAAGCGGTGCGTGTCCATCGCGCAGCCGGAGGTATGCGGCCTCGGCGGCATCTCCGAGTTCATGAAGGTGCTGACCCTGTGCCAGACGCACATGGTGCCGGTCGTCAACCACGTCTGGGGTTCCGCGGTCTCGGTCGCGGCGAACCTGCAGCTCCTCGCCGCGCAGCCGCCGCTCCCCGGCGGGCTCCATCCCGACGAGCCGATGCTCGAGTACGACACCACCCACAACGCCTTCATGACCGACCTGCCACTGGAAGGGCTCGGCGTCACGGAAAGCGTGGCTGCGACCGGCCGCGCCGCGATTCCCGACCGGCCCGGCCACGGCGTCGTGCCGGACCCGGAGGTGCTGGAGCGCTACCGCCTCCGCTAG
- the aceA gene encoding isocitrate lyase yields MTTFADLVPSAPDGRFDGINRAYTPEEVMRLRGSVEIKYSLAERGANRLWRDLHELDYVNSLGAVTGNQAVQQVRAGLKAIYLSGWQVAADGNTAAQTYPDQSLYPANAGPELAKRINRALQRADQIEHAEGGARIDWFAPIVADAEAGFGGPLNCYEIMKAYIEAGAAGVHFEDQLASEKKCGHLGGKVLIPTKAHERNLSAARLAADVAGVPTFIMARTDAESARLITSDIDERDHEFIDFDAGRTPEGFYRLKAGMGLEHCIKRGLAFADKADLLWWETSKPDLEGARKFAEALHREFPGKMLAYNCSPSFNWLANIDRQTIETFQREIAAMGYKFQFVTLAGFHAINYSMFELARGYAKRGMGAYSELQQAEFAAEADGYTATRHQREAGTGYFDLVSMTLSGGQSSTTAMGESTESDQFKDEGHALRTAAE; encoded by the coding sequence ATGACCACCTTTGCCGATCTCGTTCCTTCCGCCCCCGATGGCCGCTTCGACGGGATCAACCGCGCGTACACCCCCGAGGAGGTCATGCGCCTCCGCGGTTCCGTCGAGATCAAGTATTCGCTGGCCGAGCGCGGCGCGAACCGCCTCTGGCGCGACCTTCACGAACTCGACTACGTGAACTCGCTCGGCGCGGTGACCGGCAACCAGGCGGTGCAGCAGGTCCGCGCGGGCCTCAAGGCGATCTACCTCTCCGGTTGGCAGGTCGCCGCCGACGGCAACACGGCCGCGCAGACCTACCCGGATCAGTCGCTCTACCCGGCCAACGCCGGACCCGAGCTCGCCAAGCGCATCAACCGCGCCCTGCAGCGCGCCGACCAGATCGAGCATGCCGAGGGCGGCGCAAGGATCGACTGGTTCGCGCCCATCGTCGCGGACGCTGAGGCCGGCTTCGGTGGCCCGCTCAACTGCTACGAGATCATGAAGGCGTACATCGAGGCGGGTGCCGCCGGCGTCCACTTCGAGGACCAGCTCGCCTCGGAGAAGAAGTGCGGCCACCTCGGCGGCAAGGTGCTCATCCCGACGAAGGCGCACGAGCGCAACCTCTCCGCGGCGCGTCTCGCGGCGGACGTCGCCGGCGTGCCGACCTTCATCATGGCCCGCACCGACGCCGAATCGGCCCGCCTCATCACGTCGGACATCGACGAGCGCGACCACGAGTTCATCGACTTCGACGCCGGGCGCACGCCGGAGGGCTTCTATCGCCTGAAGGCCGGCATGGGCCTCGAGCACTGCATCAAGCGCGGCCTCGCCTTCGCCGACAAGGCCGACCTCCTCTGGTGGGAGACGTCCAAGCCTGACCTCGAGGGGGCGCGCAAGTTCGCCGAGGCGCTCCACAGGGAGTTCCCGGGCAAGATGCTGGCCTACAACTGCTCGCCGTCGTTCAACTGGCTGGCGAACATCGACAGGCAGACCATCGAGACGTTCCAGCGCGAGATCGCGGCGATGGGCTACAAGTTCCAGTTCGTCACGCTCGCCGGCTTCCACGCCATCAACTACTCGATGTTCGAGCTGGCGCGCGGCTACGCAAAGCGGGGCATGGGCGCCTACTCCGAGCTGCAGCAGGCCGAGTTCGCGGCCGAGGCCGACGGCTACACCGCGACGCGCCACCAGCGCGAGGCGGGCACCGGCTACTTCGACCTCGTGTCGATGACCCTCTCGGGCGGTCAGTCGTCGACCACCGCCATGGGCGAGTCCACCGAGTCCGATCAGTTCAAAGACGAGGGTCACGCCCTCCGGACCGCCGCCGAATAA
- a CDS encoding helix-turn-helix domain-containing protein, whose translation MSDIEARRKLFLGPQIRKLRRSLKLTQAQMAEGLEISASYLTLIERNQRPLTAQLILRLADAYDIDVRTLAPSTDGATLLGLQEVAADPHLAGADLSQQELQEMAEMFPRVADAMVRLHEGLRGAREDAEALAESAADRAHPGLGSSAVEETREALQARDNYFPELEQVAVDFAARARMRLDLPQVLTTSLVNHLKDAHNVDTVIMPYDVMHGLLRRFDRHRNRLMLSELLGPTSRTFQVAHLVGQLEAGELIRAMSNDPRCTSDSSRGILRLTLSNYLAGAIMFPYDRFLEAAERLRYDVEVLASRFGASFEQVAHRLTTLRRPGAKGIPFFMIRVDRAGNISKRFGGGVFPFARSGGTCPRWRLYEAFRTPGRIVVDLVSLPEGQSFVTVGRTTERASVGAHNPGQELVVGLGAEVTHASRLVYADGLDVSAKGLVATASPIGVNCRLCPRENCNWRAFPPLTGRLVVDPTRRSVTPYHFVKD comes from the coding sequence ATGTCCGACATCGAGGCGAGGCGGAAGCTCTTTCTCGGGCCGCAGATCCGCAAGCTGCGCCGCTCGCTGAAGCTGACCCAGGCGCAGATGGCGGAGGGGCTCGAGATCTCGGCGAGCTACCTGACGCTGATCGAGCGCAACCAGCGGCCGCTGACGGCGCAGCTCATCCTGCGCCTCGCCGACGCCTACGACATCGACGTTCGCACCCTCGCCCCCTCCACCGACGGCGCGACGCTCCTCGGCCTGCAGGAGGTCGCGGCGGACCCGCACCTTGCCGGCGCCGACCTGTCGCAGCAGGAGCTGCAGGAGATGGCGGAGATGTTTCCGCGCGTGGCGGACGCGATGGTGCGCCTCCACGAGGGGCTGCGCGGCGCGCGGGAGGACGCCGAGGCGCTCGCCGAGTCGGCGGCCGACCGCGCCCACCCCGGCCTCGGCAGCAGCGCCGTGGAGGAGACGCGCGAGGCGCTGCAGGCGCGCGACAACTACTTCCCGGAGCTGGAACAGGTGGCCGTGGACTTCGCCGCCCGGGCCAGGATGCGGCTCGACCTGCCGCAGGTGCTGACGACGAGCCTCGTCAACCACCTGAAGGACGCGCACAACGTCGACACGGTGATCATGCCCTACGACGTGATGCACGGCCTGCTGCGCCGCTTCGACCGCCACCGCAACCGGCTGATGCTGTCGGAGCTGCTCGGCCCGACGAGCCGCACCTTCCAGGTGGCGCATCTCGTCGGCCAGCTCGAGGCGGGGGAACTGATCCGCGCGATGTCGAACGACCCGCGCTGCACCTCCGACTCCTCGCGCGGAATCCTGCGGCTGACGCTGAGCAACTACCTCGCGGGCGCGATCATGTTCCCCTACGACCGCTTCCTCGAGGCAGCGGAGCGGCTTCGCTACGACGTCGAGGTCCTCGCCTCGCGCTTCGGCGCCTCGTTCGAGCAGGTGGCGCACCGCCTGACGACGCTGCGGCGGCCGGGCGCCAAGGGCATCCCCTTCTTCATGATCCGCGTGGACCGGGCGGGCAACATCTCGAAACGCTTCGGCGGCGGCGTCTTCCCGTTCGCGCGGTCGGGCGGCACGTGCCCGCGCTGGCGCCTCTACGAGGCGTTCCGCACGCCGGGGCGGATTGTCGTGGACCTCGTCTCGCTGCCGGAGGGGCAGAGCTTCGTCACCGTGGGCCGGACCACGGAGCGGGCGAGCGTCGGCGCGCACAACCCGGGCCAGGAGCTGGTGGTGGGGCTCGGCGCCGAGGTGACGCACGCGAGCCGGCTGGTCTATGCGGACGGTCTCGACGTCAGCGCCAAGGGCCTCGTGGCCACGGCGTCGCCGATCGGCGTCAACTGTCGGCTCTGCCCGCGCGAGAACTGCAACTGGCGCGCCTTCCCGCCGCTGACGGGCCGTCTGGTGGTGGACCCGACGCGACGCTCGGTCACCCCGTACCACTTCGTGAAGGACTGA